In a single window of the Streptomyces sp. NBC_00094 genome:
- a CDS encoding aminopeptidase P family protein, which produces MAEELTPETPETESNLAADAAGEDQAIEQRKNGLYPGVSDELAENMKSGWADTELHDLAPIAQADKTAARRAALSARFPGERLVIPAGNLKTRSNDTEYSFRASTEYAYLTGDQTQDGVLVLEPTKSGHEATIYLLPRSDRENGEFWLDGQGELWVGRRHSLTEAEQLLGVPAKDVRKLAAHLKGATGPVRAVRGHDAGIEAALTDKVTAERDEELRVRLSEARLVKDDFEIAELKKACDATARGFEDVVKVLDKAEATSERYIEGTFFLRARVEGNDIGYGSICAAGPHATTLHWVRNDGDVRSGELLLLDAGVETTELYTADITRTLPINGRYTELQRKIYDAVYEAQEAGIAAVKPGAAYRDFHDAAQRVLAEKLVEWGLVEGPVERVLELGLQRRWTLHGTGHMLGMDVHDCAAARTEAYVDTTLEPGMCLTVEPGLYFQADDLTVPEEYRGIGVRIEDDILVTEDGNVNLSDALPRTSAEVEAWMAGLKG; this is translated from the coding sequence GTGGCCGAGGAGCTCACGCCGGAGACCCCGGAAACCGAGTCGAACCTGGCTGCTGACGCAGCGGGCGAAGACCAGGCGATCGAGCAGCGGAAGAACGGCCTGTACCCGGGCGTGTCCGACGAGCTCGCCGAGAACATGAAGTCCGGCTGGGCCGACACCGAGCTGCATGACCTGGCGCCCATCGCGCAGGCCGACAAGACCGCCGCGCGCCGCGCCGCGCTGTCCGCCCGCTTCCCGGGCGAGCGCCTGGTGATCCCCGCCGGGAACCTGAAGACCCGGTCGAACGACACCGAGTACAGCTTCCGCGCCTCCACCGAGTACGCGTACCTCACCGGCGACCAGACGCAGGACGGCGTCCTCGTCCTGGAGCCGACGAAGAGCGGACACGAGGCGACGATCTACCTGCTGCCGCGCTCCGACCGCGAGAACGGCGAGTTCTGGCTCGACGGCCAGGGCGAGCTGTGGGTCGGCCGCCGCCACTCCCTCACCGAGGCCGAGCAGCTCCTCGGCGTCCCCGCGAAGGACGTCCGCAAGCTGGCCGCCCATCTCAAGGGCGCCACCGGCCCGGTCCGCGCCGTCCGCGGCCACGACGCCGGCATCGAGGCCGCGCTGACCGACAAGGTCACCGCCGAGCGCGACGAGGAACTCCGCGTCCGCCTCTCCGAGGCCCGTCTCGTCAAGGACGACTTCGAGATCGCCGAGCTCAAGAAGGCGTGCGACGCCACCGCCCGCGGCTTCGAGGACGTCGTCAAGGTCCTCGACAAGGCCGAGGCGACCAGCGAGCGCTACATCGAGGGCACGTTCTTCCTGCGCGCCCGCGTCGAGGGCAACGACATCGGCTACGGCTCCATCTGCGCCGCCGGCCCGCACGCCACCACCCTGCACTGGGTGCGCAACGACGGCGACGTCCGCTCCGGCGAGCTGCTGCTGCTCGACGCCGGCGTGGAGACCACCGAGCTCTACACCGCGGACATCACCCGCACCCTGCCGATCAACGGCCGGTACACCGAGCTCCAGCGCAAGATCTACGACGCCGTGTACGAGGCGCAGGAGGCCGGCATCGCCGCGGTGAAGCCCGGCGCCGCCTACCGCGACTTCCACGACGCCGCCCAGCGCGTCCTCGCCGAGAAGCTCGTCGAGTGGGGCCTCGTCGAGGGCCCGGTCGAGCGTGTCCTCGAGCTCGGCCTGCAGCGCCGCTGGACCCTGCACGGCACCGGTCACATGCTCGGCATGGACGTCCACGACTGCGCCGCCGCGCGCACCGAGGCGTACGTCGACACGACCCTCGAGCCGGGCATGTGCCTGACCGTCGAGCCCGGTCTGTACTTCCAGGCCGACGACCTGACCGTGCCGGAGGAGTACCGCGGCATCGGCGTCCGGATCGAGGACGACATCCTCGTCACCGAGGACGGCAACGTGAACCTCTCGGACGCGCTGCCGCGCACCTCCGCCGAGGTCGAGGCCTGGATGGCCGGCCTGAAGGGCTGA